The genome window CACAGGAAGCAAATGCAGCTCAGGCTGGTTGAGCCAGAATGCGCGTGAATTCATCACTAAACCGGCGAGTCTCACACGCATCGATATTCGGCGGAAGAAAACCTTACACGACACATCCAAGTGTGCAGTCAACTCTAAGAGCACCTAGCCTTTAGGGCCCAAGTGAAAGCCCTAGAGAGCCTGGGACACAAGTCACGGCAAGTCTCCAGAGGATGACCATCCAGTCAACGAAGACTATCTCTGCACTCCACTCGAGGACAGGTTAGAGCTAATGCCAACCCTGGTCCTGAAGCACTGGCAGGAAATATTAGGCACTGGGGGACCCTGTCCtaaacttttcttgtctttaacttctttgcaatgccttacggaaacttctgaatgtgggtaaatgccatgcagtccctagaatgagcccagtctaaggtcccgaaaaccatgccccagtatgccatctcacacccgctgtcgagttatcacaccatagtttctgctctgttttgttttgaactaggACTGGGAAAGACAGGTACCAGCCTGCCGGAGCCCCACGGATTCTTGGACGTTGACAGATTCAGAAAGTAAGAAGACatgtttccagtgtctcctgggctgcttgtTCAGAAAGCACCCAGAGACGGCCAAGCCTTGCCTTCTAGCGCTGTAGATGCGTCTCTGGAGAAGGGGCAAAGCTGGGGTGTACATGGTCAAATGCAaaagctggccctgggcaggagatctcatgcagggcaccgtgaagaggacatccataaaacctgtgaactttaccctttgccctcaaaagagatgctgcttcagggagAAAAGTTGTAGAGTGAGAACTTCATGCGAGACAGAACTTCATGTGGGACATCACCCTCAGGCATGCCCACGGTGGAGCCCTTCTATCTGGGATGAGAGGACAACAGTGGGGGGACAGACGTTGAACTCTGCCTACTCCATTtgtgccagtctgtcttttgctcAATCCAGAGGTGGACGCGATTCCAGAAAGCAGTCATCTACTTCAGAAGGACCACCCTAAGTGCCGACCAGTCCCTCAGTGAGCTCCATGTGCTCCAGCTGTTCCCACTGGCCCTTGGCCCACACAGTAGTGGCAAAGCCCTAGATGAAGGACAGCTCCTTTGTGGTTGAAAACATTCTGTGCTGAGCCATTccacaaggaagagaaactgtcaccagagggctggtgagaaaaaatgctttttctacagctTGGCCTGACAGAGGGCCTTGGGCAAAGACCTTAAGCCTTCCTGGAAAAAGGGATATTGacccctgagctgcagcagcagcagcagcagcagcagcatgggacacaGACCACATGGCTGCATAGGCTCACCCTAACAGcctctttcccctcacttctgCCCCTGGACACGCTATACCGAAGCTGAGTtcttggaaaaaataacagagttcacatgagctctaacatctacgacgggatctgttttcctttatctgattccttgcaatttctcttttcccctggtcacctttgccagaaactagtatcctcactgccttcccacccctcactttctccctaggCCACAGCCCCCCTCCATATACCTTATACACAATGCCCTAAGATGTTACCTGGAACCCTAGCTCTGGGAAGCAGACTCTCAGCAAAGCTGACCgtgcactcatatacacactcatacacacgtGGCCTTCGAGGTTCATAGCGAGTTCAATGATAaggcttttcctttgttctgtacCCTTATTAAAGTGTCTGATGATAGGCAACAGAGAAGATACCTGGGCCACCACCTTCCAACAGAATTGCATTCCACTGTTTCAATCTCTGGCCCTTGTTCACCAGACCCTTTCCACGAACAGCCACATTTCCCTTGTAAAATTGCCAGACCCACAGTCAATAGGCCCCTCATCTTCCTTCTccgtcctccccaacccccaccccacaggaaGAACGTCACCCCCTGACACAACCCCAACATACGACTTAGCCCCCTCTATGAATCTCCACAGACTGGTAATTCCCACGCGGTGAACTGACACTCGTACATGCAGCTGAAGTGTTTGTCCTGAGGACCTGCCCAAACAATACACGCACGCATGcagctgatgctttttatttttcctttgcagtgAATTCAGGGTTACTGGTGTCTCACTGTCGATCCACTTCAGCACCAGACCACTCTTCACTACTTTCCCGTCCAAGAGAACTATGCTGGCCATTGGTCTTCACGTGAAGCAGCTTCTTCGGTTTTCTGTTTTAGGTGAAGGGGGGCACGCCATCGTTAAGTGTCTCAAAAGCTGGGGGGATCGGGTTCCTttcaaaacagagagacagagatatgtaCACTTACCCTCCCCGGAAACTCTAAAGACAGCTTGATTCTTTCAAGTCAGTTCCCAGGGGGGTGTGTCTGTGAACGTTTACATGCCCTAGAAGCACAGAGTAAAAAACAGGTATCCCAGTCTTCAGcgtagaactatttacaatagctaggacgtggaagcagcctacgtgtccatcagcagatgaagggataaggaaGTTGGAGTACACATACACAGCGGTGTCTTACACAGCACTAACATGGAACGcgtccatgtcagttctaatgagatggaatgaacgtggagcctactataccgcgtgaagtaagtcagaaagagaaagacaaacactgtccgttcacacaaatatatggagttgAGGACCTTGTACGTGGTGCTGAACATccaacatgcagggcagcaaagaagtaacagacatataaagaacagactttggcctCAGTGGGAGGTGGTGACGGTGGGTCAATGTGAGAGAGTAGCCCCAAAACGTTTACATTAGCTTATGCAcaacagatgaccagtgcgagTTTGACGCGTGCAGCAAGGCAACCAAAGTCATGTTGGGGGCAACCCAGACAGCCAGGCAGGGGAGGTCGGTGGGTGGCGGGTTCGGCATTTGGGGGGACACGTGTATCCCTATCGGTGATTCATGTTGGCCCATGTACAGCAAAACCTGTCACGGTATTGTAAAGTCataatcctccagttaaaataaataaaagaggattcTCCATAATCCTGCAGAGTGGTCAGTATGCTCAGAATGAGGGTGGCAGGAAAAAGATGCAAAcgcaaattaaaaaccaaaacgaGTGTGGTGATCAGAATCGAATCAAATGATGGGTCACTGGGGGAACCGCCTTGCACAAAGGAGACTCACAGGCCTTTTTGGAAATGGGACTTCATGAGGAAGAGCAGGTGGGTCCCAATTTAAGAGCAGCCTGAGGCTGGACTTGTTGGCCATGGAATGACGGTTCAGCCATGTGCAGCTGCCTCAGATATAAACTGCAGTGGCTTTGGCCTGTCCAGGCCACTTCATCCACCTCAAGCTTCTCTACTTAGAACCTGTTCTTCACCCCAGTTCTCTACCCTTGCTGTCCCTTGCTGATTCCCTCATGCCCTGGTGTCACTCTGTACTCCACGGAGTCTCACTGTCTTCACAAGTGGAATAAATGACCCAAGTTTTTGACAACACTTATGCCAGTGCTCGGCCCCTGGGCGCCTCACCTCTCGTCCTCCTGGTACCTTTTGTGGTGCAGCCTTCCTCCTCACATAGTACTGCAAAGGATTGGGCCACAGATCCCTTATGATGATCTGCCAGGGAAATGAGCAAGGTCAGCACAGGCCTGGCCAGACCATGAGCCCTCCCGTGCACGGCCAACAACTCCGACATAAGTCACCAGTTCTGGCCCAGTGGCCACGTgggaccccacctcagcaatccagtCAGATCCTGTGAAATTGTGGTCAAAGAACCAGTTGAAGAAGTTAACGCTGCTGTCGTGGTGCCTGCGCCTGTATGCCTTCCATTCAAAGCCCTGGTGCCACTGAACTGGAGTGGAATGAGATGCGTGGTATCCTGCAGGAAAAGCAGTTTGGGAGAAAGACCTAAATCACTTTTCGATTCAACCTAGACTTTTCTGCCCCCAACCACCGGGCCACCGCCCGCCACCcctacccacccccgcccccacccaagaTCCAGGGAGCAGCTTCTCACCAGTGACCTTCATCAGGTACTCCTTGACAATCACTTCATTCTGGAAATACCTATTCCTCCGAAAGGACAATGTGATCTTGCAGTGACGAGTGGGATGCCTGAATTCCTCCACCTGCCAGGACAAAgtgtgcggggtggggtgggtgtgaaACCTCTTTACAGAAGAGCTGTCCTTTCCTGTGTTAGGGATAGAccatgccctctcccctccccagtcacCTCCCCTCCACAATCATCAGTGTCCCCTGCCTGACCTCCAAGTTGGTCATGAAGTGAAGCATGTCTGCATCTTGCTTGCTCATCAAAACTGACATTTGGGGGTGGTTCATaaactgctttaggtcaaggagcctctAGATGCTAGAGGTAAAAGTGCTGGAAGAACAAAGCTAGCCTAAAGAGTAGAATGGCCCTCCCTGTTTGACTTCAACTTGCTACTGGTTAACTCGTCACATTTCGGTTCACGCGGGGCTATATGAATGCCGCACAAGGTCCAAGGCTGTGCCCATGAATGCCCTACCACGAGGAGGTTCTCTTCCTAACCGGATAAGCTTCATCTCAGCCCCTTGAAAGTTAGCTTACTTCGGGAAAACAAGCACTCCTAGCTAGAACCCGTAGGACCACTtacacttccccacccctcccccattccagACAAGCCTTCTCTCCGAAGAGACCCTGGTGCTAATGACAATTCTGATAGGGACCTCTCAAAGTATAGCCCAACTATCAATTTGGGCTAGCCAGAACAGCAAGGACATCACACCTACGATCAGGAACAGATATGCAGGACGGTAACCAATACCCACCATCCAGAAAAGTAAATACGGTACCAGAACTGCCAGATCTGTAAACTGTTCCTGCCATAGCCcggcttaaacaaacaaacaaacacaaaactcacaagcaccacaccaaGGGATACAACTTCGACCCAGAAGCcacggatgccctggatgatggcgcttctGTGCTCTAGATGCACCTTCCGCCGCTGACTGGTCTTATGTTTCAGGCGAGCATGCGCCCTTTCGGCTTTCTTATTCAcgggctccagctccagctgcaggGCCGCCAGCGCCTCCAGTGCAGGCCGGTCACTCAGGGCTCCGGGCCTTGGATGGTCGTGGACATGCTCCTCCGAGGACACCTGCTCCTGCTCCTCGtatgccaccacctccacctcctccatgacgtCCAACACCAGCAGCTGGAACTCCTGCCCGAGTCCcgccacctctccctcctccacagccgcaccttcctccactgcctccacccAGAAGAGGGCGGCCTCCTCGCCTGGCGCACCACCTGCGGCCTGCATCGCCTCTGCCGCCCCCACCGGACTGGaaggccccagggcccctccctcatgaagacccgggctcacaactaagatccaggatCCCGGAGTGCTGCCGCCTTCCTCTGGCCCCGTCTCACTCTCCATGGTATTCTCGCCGAAGCCCGGAACTGCAAACAAGCTGGACGCTAGAGCACGGCAGACGGCCCTCACGGGCCGCCCGCCGGCCGCAGTCTACGTGGTCCTACTCCCGACGGGTTACTGGGCAAGAGCCAGGGAACGGCGAAAGGGAGAGACGCATGCGCAGAACCCTCTGCCACCAGGCCCGCCTACTATGGCGACGGGAAGGGGCTGAACTCTCCACCCTGACCTCCTGACCTCATCCCAGAACCAATCAAATGGAGTCTAAAGCGGTTCGCTCCTGGGACACGCCCCTTGGAATCCTGGGCCCTCTTGCCAGCCTGTGACAGGCGGCCAATGTCGGCCCAGCGCAAAGTGGGCGTGTCCTGGCAAGCCTTTTGCCTGCCTAGCAGTGCAGCCGCGCCCGAGCAGCGACTGGGAGAGCCAGGGCCACCTGAAGCTGCAACAGTCCTCAAGCTTGAAGTTGCCCCTGGGGCAGCGCGCCCGTGTGCTCAGGGACACACTCAGGAAGACAGGGTTCCTGGGTACCTCAGGGACAGAGTTGCTCTCCTCCGATCCAAACCGCAAgccacggggtgggggtggggggagtaggagggaggcgggcagggtaggggggtttgggggaggagtgcgcggtggagggggatggggaagCGGGGCGGGGGCCCGGGTGGGGGCGGGCTTACGCCGACCTCACCCATGTGCACCTGCTGCAGAGTCATGGCTAAACTTGTGCCTTAGGCTTGAGCAGTTGTCAGGAATGCAGCCCTCCTCTGAGGAAGATGCAGAGCACTTTCCTCGGCTAGCTGTCCAAGCCCCACGATGCAGCCGCAAGCCCAACCAGCCTGGAGCCCCTGGCCTACGATCTGTCAGCCCTCGGCCTTTCCCCCGGCCCGTGGCTTAGGGCAGGCGCCCACGTAGCTAAGGATGTGCGCCTGCAGATGCACTTGCCAGAGGCACAGAGCTATTCCTGCAAGTGTTTCAAGTGGACCAAAGTGCTCCTCCTGACCATTAGTTACTCCTACGTCCGGGCCGCCTAGCTCAGGTGGGCACACTCAGGTTAAGTGCCTGGACAGTTTCCACTGCTCACGCTCTTTCTCCTAGGATGTCTGCTGTTTCACACTGAGCACCTACCTCCCTTAGTCCTGACACACTCACAGAcccaccacaccccaccccaccccccacacccccccacaaacacacacaaacacgtgacACAAGTACACACATGCGTGCAACACACAGAGCCACAAATGCCAACAGGTGTTTCAGAGACTGAAGAACCAGTGGATCGCATGAAATGCATAGATGTCTTTATTTCTAACGGGAAAATGTTCATTCTGATCTTcagatgtgaaatatagagaagtcCATCTTCCATGAGGGAGAATCATGCCTAGATTTGGATACAGGAAGTATAGAGAACTCCTTATTTCATGGTGGACAGTCCTTGATTTATGCATGAGAAATACAAGGAGTTAAGTATTTCACGAAGAAACAGTGGTGCCcagaatttcatttatgaaatagagataattccaatTCCATATTGGTTCACCAGATCTTAATTTCACACTTCATGTCAGTAAACTTTCATTGAGATCTTCATATACGAAATGTATACAATTTCAGGATTCAAGAAGGGAATTGTAGGCTcaacttttcatatgtaaaatatatagaattccCCACTCATGTAGGAAAACGTGTGCACAGATATACGTCTGGGAGAcacaagattccacatatgatgaagaaaatgatgcaagtcgattttcatacatgaaatacCGATTTCCTATTTCAGGTAGAAACCTCTGCACCCATGTTCTCACATGTGAAAGAAGGACAATTGCATATTTTATgcagaaaaatcatctttctggTTTTCATCTGCATGAATCAGGGAATGCAGAGCAAGTGCTCTGGAGCAATCCCGAAGAATAGCGTAGGCAGGGATGTGGGAGCGGCTCCAGGATAGCTGGGACCCCTGTGTACTTATGGCTTAttaatgttgatgcatggcagaagccattacaatattgtatcataaTTAACCCCCAgttgaatttaataaaaagaaaaagtgaaagaagaaagggactcgactgctctgtggtggcctaaatgggaaggaaatccaaaattgaCGGGATACACGTACAGCTAAAACTTGATTCacgcacagcagaaaccaaagaaacacTGTAACGTGACTATGGCCCCAAAATAATGGTTGGAAGTACATCACATGTCCAGTATAATTCcggcagtgaaaaaataaatggtagcCCCGTATGCAATACATGTTCTTGAGGAGAGTATGCTGAGTTAAATACTTGAGTTCGAGGAAGATGAAGGCTTTTACATCACACGACATTGTCACGTTGAAAGCCCTGCGTTATAGAAAGAGAGTAGGATGTGGTCATCGGGCCAGTGGAAATGGCCCCCGATGGTCCACGTTACCATCTTTTAGTCACAGGTTGACTCAGCTCATCCAGGAAGACACTGTAAAAGAGGCAGGATGGAAAACGGAGCTGCAGGCCTCAGCCCAAGACCATTAGGGAAGTTCGCAAACCCAACACCACCAACAGAAAGCCTCTCAGCTGAATGCACTGAGAGAGATATCAAAGCCTTCCCACAGGGCCTTCCAGGCCCTTGGGCCTTGGGCTGGGtaatgaactgtggtgcttggacAAGCGTGAGGAAAGGCTGTGTCTTGCAGAGTCCCGGAGGCCTTGCTGGAGCCACTCAGCGGCCTGGCCCAGGTTTCAAAGCAACGGCCACCGTGTCCCATGCCCACCTCCATGTCCGAATGGTTGTGGCAATGTCCatgggccacagtctacaggaccGAGCTCCCCATTTGGGTAGACGGAGGAGGCTGAGGGTCAGCTGCGTGCTGGGTACCTGGCTCCCTCATGGCAGGTGGCCGGGCAGTGTGTGGGGGCCTTGGTAAGAGGAGGGCACAGAGAACTGagacctgcctcttccagctgggACTACCAGGCTATACGGGGACCCCCTTCTCGCAACCAggaccttggagggtgaaagtCAATCTGGGGAATCTCCTTTCAGGGGATAGGGAATCATACTTGTTTCCCTTGAGGATTGCAGGACACAGTTAGCTGGCCACCAGCTCACCTCAAGAACACAAGATGTGACAGCAAGAAGTTTGCACCGGCTAATCACACCCCTCCCTCACGTTTCCTCTATGTGGCCTTTGCTGAAAGCCTTGACGGAGTTTG of Bos taurus isolate L1 Dominette 01449 registration number 42190680 breed Hereford chromosome Y, ARS-UCD2.0, whole genome shotgun sequence contains these proteins:
- the LOC132344492 gene encoding testis-specific Y-encoded protein 3-like isoform X2, with translation MESETGPEEGGSTPGSWILVVSPGLHEGGALGPSSPVGAAEAMQAAGGAPGEEAALFWVEAVEEGAAVEEGEVAGLGQEFQLLVLDVMEEVEVVAYEEQEQVSSEEHVHDHPRPGALSDRPALEALAALQLELEPVNKKAERAHARLKHKTSQRRKVHLEHRSAIIQGIRGFWVEVVSLGVVLVEEFRHPTRHCKITLSFRRNRYFQNEVIVKEYLMKVTGYHASHSTPVQWHQGFEWKAYRRRHHDSSVNFFNWFFDHNFTGSDWIAEIIIRDLWPNPLQYYVRRKAAPQKVPGGREEPDPPSF
- the LOC132344492 gene encoding testis-specific Y-encoded protein 3-like isoform X1 yields the protein MESETGPEEGGSTPGSWILVVSPGLHEGGALGPSSPVGAAEAMQAAGGAPGEEAALFWVEAVEEGAAVEEGEVAGLGQEFQLLVLDVMEEVEVVAYEEQEQVSSEEHVHDHPRPGALSDRPALEALAALQLELEPVNKKAERAHARLKHKTSQRRKVHLEHRSAIIQGIRGFWVEVFMNHPQMSVLMSKQDADMLHFMTNLEVEEFRHPTRHCKITLSFRRNRYFQNEVIVKEYLMKVTGYHASHSTPVQWHQGFEWKAYRRRHHDSSVNFFNWFFDHNFTGSDWIAEIIIRDLWPNPLQYYVRRKAAPQKVPGGREEPDPPSF